Proteins from one Elgaria multicarinata webbii isolate HBS135686 ecotype San Diego chromosome 3, rElgMul1.1.pri, whole genome shotgun sequence genomic window:
- the LOC134395898 gene encoding zinc finger protein 84-like isoform X2, which translates to MSHMEENFSPEEARSQLVTKRKLLKMLSLSPGHSQARGTEVREKKIPSMTWPVKPVHTIKKRKAFLVHRGTQTEEIPDICIECGKVFIQNSSLINPWPVQPDDKPHKCSECGKSFTVRSSLNRHQRIHTGEKPYICLDCGKRFNDKSNLTQHQRIHTGEKPYECIDCGKSYSRSSHKKKHLKDSAEDQQEACIQGDVADASSIGEKPKPKQKAEVLNTCTECLRSFSHNADLIKHMRIHTGEKPYKCNICEKSFNVSSNLFRHQRIHTGEKPYVCSECGNCFTDKSTLVQHHRIHTGEKPYACRFCGKCFSHSSHHKRHEKIHNRENPLFAYPIPLF; encoded by the coding sequence ATGAGCCACATGGAGGAGAACTTTAGCCCTGAGGAGGCTAGATCACAGCTTGTGACCAAAAGGAAACTCCTTAAGATGCTGAGCTTAAGTCCTGGGCACAGCCAAGCACGTGGAACTGAAGTGAGGGAGAAGAAAATACCTTCAATGACATGGCCAGTGAAACCAGTACATACCATCAAGAAACGCAAAGCCTTTTTGGTCCACCGGGGTACCCAGACAGAAGAGATCCCAGACATCTGTATTGAGTGTGGGAAAGTCTTCATTCAGAACTCGAGCCTGATCAACCCGTGGCCAGTCCAGCCCGACGATAAGCCGCACAAGTGCTCTGAATGCGGGAAAAGCTTTACTGTGCGTTCCAGTCTGAATagacaccagagaatccacacaggggagaagccttacaTATGCCTTGATTGTGGCAAGCGGTTCAATGACAAGTCTAACCTCACTCAGCACCAGCGAATCCATACGGGAGAGAAGCCCTACGAGTGCATTGATTGTGGCAAGAGCTACAGCCGCAGCTCGCACAAGAAGAAGCACCTGAAGGACTCGGCGGAAGATCAGCAAGAGGCTTGCATCCAGGGGGATGTTGCCGACGCCAGCAGCATCGGTGAGAAGCCCAAACCAAAACAGAAGGCGGAGGTGCTGAACACCTGTACAGAATGCCTGCGGAGCTTCAGCCACAACGCTGACCTCATCAAACACATGCgcatccacaccggggagaaacccTACAAGTGCAACATCTGCGAGAAAAGCTTCAACGTCAGCTCCAACCTGTTtagacatcagagaatccacacgggggagaagccgtatgTGTGCTCCGAGTGTGGGAATTGCTTCACTGACAAATCAACCCTGGTCCAGCACCACCggatccacaccggggagaagccttACGCCTGCCGGTTCTGCGGCAAATGTTTCAGCCACAGCTCCCACCATAAGAGACATGAGAAGATTCACAACAGAGAGAACCCCTTATTTGCCTACCCTATTCCATTGTTTTAA
- the LOC134395897 gene encoding zinc finger protein 501-like — translation MLTTTPECSQSRESNCKAKAGEEGMPRTRPAKAVQGIRKRKDFVVYQGTQAEEKPNICIECGKTFSQNSSLVNHRRTHSDEKPYKCPDCGKSFGVSSSLNRHQRIHTGEKPYKCSECGKRFNDKSNLTQHQRIHTGEKPYKCIDCGKCFSRSSHKKHHLRHPLGKKLSKGGQAEGACAAASTKPKAKRNVEVLNTCTECWQSFSQNADLIKHMRIHTGEKPYQCNVCEKSFSVSSNLFRHQRIHTGEKPYVCSDCGKRFTDKSTLVQHQRIHTGEKPYACRFCGKSFSHSSHHKRHEKIHKGEYPLLSYPAPLS, via the coding sequence ATGCTAACCACCACTCCTGAGTGCAGCCAGTCCCGCGAAAGCAACTGCAAGGCGAAAGCCGGAGAAGAGGGGATGCCGCGGACCCGGCCAGCGAAAGCCGTTCAAGGCATCAGGAAGCGCAAAGACTTTGTGGTGTATCAGGGCACTCAGGCGGAAGAGAAACCAAACATCTGCATTGAGTGTGGGAAAACCTTCAGCCAGAACTCCAGCCTGGTCAACCACCGGAGGACGCACTCGGATGAAAAGCCATACAAATGCCCCgactgcgggaagagctttgggGTCAGCTCCAGCCTGAAcagacatcagagaatccacacgggcgagaagccctataaatgcagtGAGTGTGGCAAAAGGTTCAATGACAAATCCAACCTCACCCAGCACCAGCGCATCCACACGGGCGAAAAGCCCTACAAGTGCATTGACTGTGGCAAATGCTTCAGCCGCAGCTCCCACAAGAAACACCACCTGCGGCACCCACTGGGGAAGAAGCTGAGCAAAGGGGGGCAGGCGGAGGGGGCTTGCGCAGCAGCCAGCACCAAGCCCAAGGCCAAACGGAACGTGGAGGTGCTGAACACGTGCACGGAGTGCTGGCAGAGCTTCAGCCAGAACGCCGACCTCATCAAGCACATGCgcatccacactggggagaagccctaccagTGCAACGTCTGCGAAAAGAGCTTCAGTGTCAGCTCCAACCTCTTCAGGCACCAGAggatccacacgggggagaagccgtacgTGTGCTCCGACTGTGGCAAGAGATTCACCGACAAGTCCACCTTGGTTcagcaccagagaatccacaccggggagaagccctacgcCTGCCGATTTTGTGGCAAGAGCTTTAGCCACAGCTCCCACCACAAGAGACATGAAAAGATCCACAAGGGGGAGTACCCTTTATTGTCTTACCCTGCCCCACTGAGCTAG
- the LOC134395898 gene encoding zinc finger protein OZF-like isoform X1 — protein MNSGFLDHKVRGSNKMSHMEENFSPEEARSQLVTKRKLLKMLSLSPGHSQARGTEVREKKIPSMTWPVKPVHTIKKRKAFLVHRGTQTEEIPDICIECGKVFIQNSSLINPWPVQPDDKPHKCSECGKSFTVRSSLNRHQRIHTGEKPYICLDCGKRFNDKSNLTQHQRIHTGEKPYECIDCGKSYSRSSHKKKHLKDSAEDQQEACIQGDVADASSIGEKPKPKQKAEVLNTCTECLRSFSHNADLIKHMRIHTGEKPYKCNICEKSFNVSSNLFRHQRIHTGEKPYVCSECGNCFTDKSTLVQHHRIHTGEKPYACRFCGKCFSHSSHHKRHEKIHNRENPLFAYPIPLF, from the exons ATGAACTCTGGCTTCCTTGATCACAAG GTAAGAGGAAGTAACAAAATGAGCCACATGGAGGAGAACTTTAGCCCTGAGGAGGCTAGATCACAGCTTGTGACCAAAAGGAAACTCCTTAAGATGCTGAGCTTAAGTCCTGGGCACAGCCAAGCACGTGGAACTGAAGTGAGGGAGAAGAAAATACCTTCAATGACATGGCCAGTGAAACCAGTACATACCATCAAGAAACGCAAAGCCTTTTTGGTCCACCGGGGTACCCAGACAGAAGAGATCCCAGACATCTGTATTGAGTGTGGGAAAGTCTTCATTCAGAACTCGAGCCTGATCAACCCGTGGCCAGTCCAGCCCGACGATAAGCCGCACAAGTGCTCTGAATGCGGGAAAAGCTTTACTGTGCGTTCCAGTCTGAATagacaccagagaatccacacaggggagaagccttacaTATGCCTTGATTGTGGCAAGCGGTTCAATGACAAGTCTAACCTCACTCAGCACCAGCGAATCCATACGGGAGAGAAGCCCTACGAGTGCATTGATTGTGGCAAGAGCTACAGCCGCAGCTCGCACAAGAAGAAGCACCTGAAGGACTCGGCGGAAGATCAGCAAGAGGCTTGCATCCAGGGGGATGTTGCCGACGCCAGCAGCATCGGTGAGAAGCCCAAACCAAAACAGAAGGCGGAGGTGCTGAACACCTGTACAGAATGCCTGCGGAGCTTCAGCCACAACGCTGACCTCATCAAACACATGCgcatccacaccggggagaaacccTACAAGTGCAACATCTGCGAGAAAAGCTTCAACGTCAGCTCCAACCTGTTtagacatcagagaatccacacgggggagaagccgtatgTGTGCTCCGAGTGTGGGAATTGCTTCACTGACAAATCAACCCTGGTCCAGCACCACCggatccacaccggggagaagccttACGCCTGCCGGTTCTGCGGCAAATGTTTCAGCCACAGCTCCCACCATAAGAGACATGAGAAGATTCACAACAGAGAGAACCCCTTATTTGCCTACCCTATTCCATTGTTTTAA